Proteins encoded within one genomic window of Panicum virgatum strain AP13 chromosome 1N, P.virgatum_v5, whole genome shotgun sequence:
- the LOC120655687 gene encoding oligoribonuclease-like isoform X2, translating to MRKLGNMFSALHLDAENSGEDNSGAEVAQAFSTTEETASRELGKTEQNETIAVHYEEGALVSSSGDYRMPLVWIDLEMTGLDITKDRILEIACIITDGKLTKQIEGPDLVINQSKDCLDNMDEWCKTHHSASGLTEKVLQSELSECDAEAQVLDFVRRHISSGTPLLAGNSVYVDLLFLKKYMPQLAAIFSHVIVDVSSVMALCMRWYPKERKQTPRKQKAHRAMDDIKESIRELKYYKDNIFKPQKSKR from the exons ATGAGGAAGCTTGGGAACATGTTTTCGGCTCTACACCTAGATGCTGAAAATAGTGGGGAAGATAACAGTGGAGCTGAAGTTGCGCAGGCATTTTCCACGACAGAAGAAACTGCTTCCAGGGAACTTG GTAAAACTGAGCAGAATGAAACAATTGCAGTACACTATGAGGAAGGGGCACTTGTATCATCCTCTGGTGATTACAGGATGCCTTTAGTATGGATAGACTTGGAAATGACTG GTTTGGATATTACGAAAGATCGGATTTTGGAGATTGCTTGTATCATTACGGATGGTAAACTTACAAAACAAATAGAG GGTCCTGACTTGGTTATAAACCAGAGCAAAGATTGTTTAGATAATATGGATGAATGGTGCAAAACTCACCACTCAGCTAGTG GTTTGACAGAAAAAGTACTGCAGAGTGAACTTTCTGAATGTGATGCAGAGGCACAA GTGTTAGACTTCGTTAGGAGGCATATAAGTTCAGGCACCCCATTATTAGCTGGGAATTCTGTTTATGTGGATTTATTATTTCTGAAG AAGTATATGCCACAGCTTGCAGCCATTTTCTCTCATGTAATTGTTGATGTGAGCAGTGTGATGGCTCTGTGCATGAGATGGTATCCCAAAG AAAGGAAGCAAACTCCAAGAAAGCAGAAGGCCCACAGGGCAATGGATGATATCAAAGAAAGCATCAGAGAACTGAAGTACTACAAGGACAACATTTTCAAACCACAGAAATCTAAGCGGTAG
- the LOC120655687 gene encoding oligoribonuclease-like isoform X1 produces MLCPLNCTGLASSGEMRKLGNMFSALHLDAENSGEDNSGAEVAQAFSTTEETASRELGKTEQNETIAVHYEEGALVSSSGDYRMPLVWIDLEMTGLDITKDRILEIACIITDGKLTKQIEGPDLVINQSKDCLDNMDEWCKTHHSASGLTEKVLQSELSECDAEAQVLDFVRRHISSGTPLLAGNSVYVDLLFLKKYMPQLAAIFSHVIVDVSSVMALCMRWYPKERKQTPRKQKAHRAMDDIKESIRELKYYKDNIFKPQKSKR; encoded by the exons aTGCTGTGCCCCCTCAACTGTACTGGACTCGCGTCGAGTGGAG AAATGAGGAAGCTTGGGAACATGTTTTCGGCTCTACACCTAGATGCTGAAAATAGTGGGGAAGATAACAGTGGAGCTGAAGTTGCGCAGGCATTTTCCACGACAGAAGAAACTGCTTCCAGGGAACTTG GTAAAACTGAGCAGAATGAAACAATTGCAGTACACTATGAGGAAGGGGCACTTGTATCATCCTCTGGTGATTACAGGATGCCTTTAGTATGGATAGACTTGGAAATGACTG GTTTGGATATTACGAAAGATCGGATTTTGGAGATTGCTTGTATCATTACGGATGGTAAACTTACAAAACAAATAGAG GGTCCTGACTTGGTTATAAACCAGAGCAAAGATTGTTTAGATAATATGGATGAATGGTGCAAAACTCACCACTCAGCTAGTG GTTTGACAGAAAAAGTACTGCAGAGTGAACTTTCTGAATGTGATGCAGAGGCACAA GTGTTAGACTTCGTTAGGAGGCATATAAGTTCAGGCACCCCATTATTAGCTGGGAATTCTGTTTATGTGGATTTATTATTTCTGAAG AAGTATATGCCACAGCTTGCAGCCATTTTCTCTCATGTAATTGTTGATGTGAGCAGTGTGATGGCTCTGTGCATGAGATGGTATCCCAAAG AAAGGAAGCAAACTCCAAGAAAGCAGAAGGCCCACAGGGCAATGGATGATATCAAAGAAAGCATCAGAGAACTGAAGTACTACAAGGACAACATTTTCAAACCACAGAAATCTAAGCGGTAG
- the LOC120655687 gene encoding oligoribonuclease-like isoform X3, translating into MLCPLNCTGLASSGEMRKLGNMFSALHLDAENSGEDNSGAEVAQAFSTTEETASRELGKTEQNETIAVHYEEGALVSSSGDYRMPLVWIDLEMTGLDITKDRILEIACIITDGKLTKQIEGPDLVINQSKDCLDNMDEWCKTHHSASGLTEKVLQSELSECDAEAQVLDFVRRHISSGTPLLAGNSVYVDLLFLKKGSKLQESRRPTGQWMISKKASEN; encoded by the exons aTGCTGTGCCCCCTCAACTGTACTGGACTCGCGTCGAGTGGAG AAATGAGGAAGCTTGGGAACATGTTTTCGGCTCTACACCTAGATGCTGAAAATAGTGGGGAAGATAACAGTGGAGCTGAAGTTGCGCAGGCATTTTCCACGACAGAAGAAACTGCTTCCAGGGAACTTG GTAAAACTGAGCAGAATGAAACAATTGCAGTACACTATGAGGAAGGGGCACTTGTATCATCCTCTGGTGATTACAGGATGCCTTTAGTATGGATAGACTTGGAAATGACTG GTTTGGATATTACGAAAGATCGGATTTTGGAGATTGCTTGTATCATTACGGATGGTAAACTTACAAAACAAATAGAG GGTCCTGACTTGGTTATAAACCAGAGCAAAGATTGTTTAGATAATATGGATGAATGGTGCAAAACTCACCACTCAGCTAGTG GTTTGACAGAAAAAGTACTGCAGAGTGAACTTTCTGAATGTGATGCAGAGGCACAA GTGTTAGACTTCGTTAGGAGGCATATAAGTTCAGGCACCCCATTATTAGCTGGGAATTCTGTTTATGTGGATTTATTATTTCTGAAG AAAGGAAGCAAACTCCAAGAAAGCAGAAGGCCCACAGGGCAATGGATGATATCAAAGAAAGCATCAGAGAACTGA